ACTCGGCTCGGTCTCACCCGGGGTGCAACTCACACTCTGCGCCGTGGTCCGCGAGGCGCTCAACAACACCGCCCGACACGCGGGACCCACCACGGTCCGGGTGAGCGTGCGCCGAGCGGAGCGCTCGATCCTGGTCTCCGTGGCCGACGACGGACCGGCAGCCGACTGGGAACCCCGCCCGGGCGCCGGTTACGGGCTCATCGGCCTGCGCGAACGCGTCCGTGCCCTCGGCGGCACCCTCGACACCACCGGCCCCGGGGGAGAGAGCGCAGCGGGCTCGGACTCCCCGGTCACCAGTTCCGCCGAACTCGATTCCACGGGTACGGCCTCCACGGGCACCGGCTCCTCGAACTCCGGTTCTCCGGAGACAGGTCCTTCGGGAACCGGCTTCGTGCTCACCGCGCGGATCCCCGACCGGGAGGCGCCGTGACCGGGACCGACCTCGACACCAGAACCAGCAGCACCGCGAACCCGGCCCCAAGGGTGCTGGTCGTGGACGACCAGCCCCTGCTTCGGCACAGCCTCACCCTGCTCATCGACGCCGCCCCCGGCATCTCCGTGGTCGGCCAGGCGGGCACCGGGCGCGAGGCCGTGGCGCTCAGCCGCGACCTGGCCCCCGACGTGGTCCTCATGGACATCCGCATGCCCGGCGGCGACGGGATCGAGGCCACCCGGTCGATCACCGCCGACCCCGACCAGGCCCGAACCAGGGTGCTGGTGCTGAGCATGTTCGAACTCGACGAGTACGTCCACGCGGCCCTGCGAGCCGGGGCCAGCGGGTTCCTGCTCAAGGACGCCCACCCCGACCAGCTGGTCGACGCCATCCGCCGCACCCACGCCGGGGAGTCCCTCCTGGCGCCCAGCATCCTCACCCGGGTGGTCGAGCATTTTTTGCACGGCCCCGGCGCAGCCCCCGCGCGAGGGCTCGACGGTCTCACCGAACGCGAAACCGAGGTCCTGGCCCTGGTCGCCCGCGGGCTCTCCAACGCCGAGATCGCCGCCGCACTCACCATCTCTGTCAAGACCGTCAAGACCCACATCGGTCACCTGCTCGCCAAACTCGCTGCCCGCGACCGCGCCCAGCTGGTCATCGCCGCCTACGACAGCGGCCTGGTCACCCCGCCCTGACCCGGTTCCCTGTACCCCGGTGCGGTGGCCCGCGTACACGATGGCGGTGCTGTTCCTCGGGTACGCGCTGGGCAAGGCCGTCCGCGCCGTGCAGGGGCGGCTCGGCTTCCCGGGCGGGCCGGACCCCTCCGCCGGGGACTACGAGCGGTACTCCCAGGTGGTGGATGTGGCCACGGCCCAGGGGCGGCGGTGGCCACTGGACTCTTCGCCGTCGCGCTGGTCCTGGCAACGGTGATCACTGCGGGCCGCCGGATTCCGCGCCCGCTGATGCTCCGGGCCGAACCCGGGCCGGGGCGATTGGCGCTGCGCGATGACCACTACTGGCTCTCGATGTACGCGGACGGGGTCGGAACAGCGCAGCTCATCGCTCTGTGGTCACTGGCGGCCAGCTCCGCTCACTCACTGGTCTACCTGCCGATCCGGGCCAACCGGGCTCCTGGCGGCGGTGAGAGCGAGAGTGAGCCGGTCATGCTCGACCTCGTCCTGGCCCACCACAGCCTCCAGTTCCCGGCCTCCTCCTGGAAGGGGGTGCGCGCAAGGCTCGGCCGGGGCGCGCCCCACACCGCCTCCACCCCGGACGACGACATACCCGGCTACGCTGACATCGACCACGCACGACACTGGTACCGGGAGTACCGGGACCACTTCGACTTCGATAGCGCCGCGCACACCCTCTTCACCAAGGGCAGCGCCCGCGCTTTCCGCGAGTACGGCGCCGAACTGCGCCTACTCGCGGACGACGGCCCCGCCCAACTGCAGTACGTCTCGGAAACCGGATACTTCGACGTCGAGCTCGACCACGGCAGTCCGCACGGGCGCTCCCGCTCCCCGTGGAACGTCCCCGGAAGCCTTTACATCCATTACTGCGCGCCCTGGCCCGTTTGATCGGCACCTTCGCTCCCGGGTTCCGGGAACTGACTTCGGGGAAGGGTTCCTGAGGCATCGGACGTCGACGCGAGGGGGCGTGATGGCCAGGCGTGAACAGGCCCGGTACCCGGCCGGGGTGCCCTGCTGGGTGGAGCTCACCGAAGCCAACGGCGAACTCTCGACCTCGTTCTTCGGGGACCTGTTGGGATGGCGGTTCGAGGACCGCGCACCCGAGGGCGCGGCGGCGCCGTACTTCGTGGCGAGCCTGCCCGACCAGGACGGGGACGTCGCGGGGTTCGGCTCACTGCTGGCCGAACCCGTCCAGAACCCGGTGTGGACCACCTACGTGCGGGTGGACAGCGCTGATGAGTCGGCCGAGCGGGTGAGCACGGCCGGTGGCACCGTCCTCCAGGGGCCGACGGACGTCGAGGGCATCGCCCGGGTGGCGGTCTGCGCCGACCCCGCGGGGGCCCGGTTCGGCCTCTGGGAAGCGCGGGGGAGCGGCGGCGCCCACCTGGTGAACCGGCCCGATACCTGGAACTTCAGCAACCTCGTGACCTCCGACCCCGAGGCGGCGGCCGACTTCTACGGGAAGGTGTTCGGCTGGCGGACCCAGAACGTGCGGTTCGGGGGCGGGGCGCAGGACGCCACGATGCTGCTTCTGCCGGGATACGGCGACTTCCTGGAGGAACTGGCGCCGGGCACCAAGGACCGGCACACCGAGTCCGGTGCACCCGAGGGGTTCTCGGACGCGGTCGGCTGGCTGTCCGCGGTGCCTTACGAGGCTCTCGCCGAAACCGTCGCGCAGTGGGCGGTGGAGTTCTCCGTCGCCGACGCGGAGTCGGTCCTGATCCGCGCGGCACAGCTCGGCGGCACCGTCATCACACCCCTGGCCGACATGGGCGGTATGCGCTACGGCGCCTTCCAGGACCCGAGGGGCGCGGCCATGGCGGTCAACGAGTTCCATCAGCCGCCCACCTGAGCGGGGCGGAGGCCCGAGGCGCCGCGTTCAACGATACGCGAGCGGTGTCCGGCTGTTCCGCGTCCGCTTTTTCTGGCTCGCAGTCCTGTGGCCCCAGCCCGCTGGCCCGTGCCCCACGTCCTGCGGCCTGGGATCCGGGTTTCGCACCCCTGTGTGCCCCGAGTCCCGAAACCCTGTGGGGCGGGGCTGATCGGCCAGTGCGGGGGCACGAGTCCGGAGCCGGGCCGGGTGGAGTTGTCCACAGGCGAAAGATCACCCCTTGCCGCCGGTGAACCCGCTGCGCAGACTTGGATTCGGGAGAGCCGTCCATCCCGCCTCTCCCCTCCATCGAGCAGTAGGGACGGTCATGCCGGAAGCCATGTTCGACACGCACGCCTGCCTCGACGCGGTCGTGATCTACACCGACCGGGTCGAGGAGTGCCGGAACTTCTACGCCTCGCTCGGCCTGTCCTTCGGCGAGGAGCGCTACCCCCTCGCGGACGGGCTGATGCGCTACTCCTGCCGGATGCCCCTGGGCCCCGTCCTGGAGATCCACCCGACCACGCACGACCACCGCACCAGCGACCTTCGGCTGAGCCTCGCCCTGGCAGGGGCTGATACCAACCCACCGCTCTCCCCGGGCGAGCACCTGCTCACCGACCCCGACGGCCGCAAGGTTGACGTGACCG
This DNA window, taken from Nocardiopsis exhalans, encodes the following:
- a CDS encoding VOC family protein; amino-acid sequence: MARREQARYPAGVPCWVELTEANGELSTSFFGDLLGWRFEDRAPEGAAAPYFVASLPDQDGDVAGFGSLLAEPVQNPVWTTYVRVDSADESAERVSTAGGTVLQGPTDVEGIARVAVCADPAGARFGLWEARGSGGAHLVNRPDTWNFSNLVTSDPEAAADFYGKVFGWRTQNVRFGGGAQDATMLLLPGYGDFLEELAPGTKDRHTESGAPEGFSDAVGWLSAVPYEALAETVAQWAVEFSVADAESVLIRAAQLGGTVITPLADMGGMRYGAFQDPRGAAMAVNEFHQPPT
- a CDS encoding response regulator, yielding MTGTDLDTRTSSTANPAPRVLVVDDQPLLRHSLTLLIDAAPGISVVGQAGTGREAVALSRDLAPDVVLMDIRMPGGDGIEATRSITADPDQARTRVLVLSMFELDEYVHAALRAGASGFLLKDAHPDQLVDAIRRTHAGESLLAPSILTRVVEHFLHGPGAAPARGLDGLTERETEVLALVARGLSNAEIAAALTISVKTVKTHIGHLLAKLAARDRAQLVIAAYDSGLVTPP